The following nucleotide sequence is from Desulfovibrio sp. JC022.
CGGCAATCACATGCAGAGAACTTTTGCTTTCCAGATCAGAATCAGCTTTTCCGGGTTTATATTTAATGCTGCGCAAAGTTAAATTGCGGGTCCCGAAAATGAAATTGCGATAGCTAAAGTCGCCAAGCAGATTCAGTTTTTCAGTACCACTCATGGCCAGAGTCCCATCCGGGTAGTACTCAAGAAAATTCTTCCAAGCTTTGACAGCTTCATCTTTCTTACCCTGCCTTCCCAATATGTCGGCACGGTTGTAGAGAGCTTCAGGATTGTATTTATCCAGTTTGATGACCTTGTCATAAAGGATAAGAGCTTCAATGAGCTTTCCTTCTTCAAGGTAGCTGTGGGCGAGATAGAGATTGGCAGAAATATGATCAGGATCAAGTTTAAGGACACTACGGTAAGCAGCCCTTTCCTTGCTGTATTGCTTCAAGGCCCAATAGTTAACACCGGACCAGAATAGGTAATCAACATTATCAGATTCAATGCTGACCGCTTTTGAAAAATAAGGAAGAGCTTCCTTCGGCTTTTTCAAGGCCATGTAGTAACGACCTAGATAGTACGCATAATCGGCATCGTCAGGACTTTCTTGCAGCCTTTCGCTGAATACCTTGATTCCTTCCTTATACTTGTGGTTCTTCAGATAATATGGACCTGAAAATTTCGCACATCCAGCCGCAACAAAAACTGCAAAAACCACAAAGAACAAAAGCAAACGTTTCACAACGACCTCCATAAGTTGGAGTTTGTGTCCGCCCCCTAAAAAAATACCGCCTACTAGTAATATAATACTTGTAGGCGGCATTAGCCATTCTTTAGCTTTCTTTATTTTATAACAGGAAGATTCCAACCTGAATCAAACCGATAATGAAACCGAGAATACCACCGATAACTTCAATAAATTTAAACTCTTTCTTCATAATGGAAAAAAGGATGGACTCAAGCTGCTCCATGGAAAAGCATTCAACTTTATCCTGAACAATACATTTAAAATCAAGAGAACACTCAAGCTGAGAGGAGGTGGTTTCAATTAATTTAGGCAGCATGGAGTCAAGTTCCTGAGAAAGCATTCCCTTAACAGTCTTCATGGTTTCATCATTAAGAAACATGCCGACCATGGGATGCAGGGAAGTCAGTTTTTCCCGAAAAAATACATCCAGATATTCAAGCACAACATCTTTATGCTTATCGATAAATGCCGGATCGTGAATTACATTTTTGATGTCTGTATGGGAAATAAGTTCCCTTTCAATCATCTCACCGAGTCGCAAAGCCAATTCTTTCTGACGCTTGGGAAAAATCCCCTGAATAGTAAAGGGACCTACCTTAATAGGTTTATGCGGATGAAAAAGCATTTTCACCGCAAGGAAGTTTGTAAACCAGCCGATCAAAGCGCAGATTACGGGAGAAAGAAGAAGCTTCATTGTTATCATTATATTTTTTCCTGAATTATTTTTATATGTTCCTTAAAAAGAAGTGCGCGGACATATTTGTCTAATTTTGTACAAAGTGCAAGCAAATAAAAGGAACTTTTCACTTTACAAAAATAACACTTGATTAGTTAATAAATCAGTGTAAACTTCTCTGCCTAATAGGGTGGAGTAAAGTGAAGGGTGGTATTATATGAAAAATCTAAGCAGTTCCAGATCTATCTATTCTGAACTGGCAGAACTCAGGGACAAAAACACGACCCTGAGAAATTCATTGCTTTCCAAATGTCCTGACTGTGGTCAGTTCCGATTCCGCGATCTTTTTTCCAATGCGGCATCCGCCATTGTTATTCTGGACAAGAACGGCAAAATACTATTTGCCAACTCTGCTTTCACTGCAATAATGACCTTTACCCAAGAAGAAGCTATCGGTAACTCGCTGCATGAGCTACTTATATCCGAGCATGATACGGAAGGTAGAGAATATCTGCACAATCTTTTTTGCGGCCCGGCAGGCAAAGCCAATCTAAGCTTAAAAATCACCGATAAAAATGAAGAACCCCACTTCATCGATATGTCAGTGGCTAATATTGCCGCTTCCTGCGATACCCCTGAAAACTGTATCTGCATAATACAGGATGTTACTTCTGAGAAAGAAGCCGAGCATCACCGTGAAAAATTGATTGAAGAACTGATGGAAGTCAAAGAACTTCAGGAAGACAACGCTGCGCAGCTGGCTACTCTGCTCCATGAGCTGGATGAAAAGAATTATGCACTGGAACAGGAAATTACCGAAAGGAAAAAAGCGGAACAGAAGCTTAAGGAAAGTGAAGAACGCTTTAAAAACCTGAGCATCACCGACCAGCTGACCGGACTTTTCAACCGCCGCCATATGCTGGATGTTGCTGAAAAAGAAATTTTCAAAAGCCGCAACACAGGACACCCATTAAGCGTAATGCTTATGGATGTAGATGATTTCAAAATGTTCAACGATACGTACGGACATGCCGCCGGGGACGATATCCTTGAAGCCATCGGACTGATTATCAGAAATAATATACGCGGCAGGGACAAGGCCTTCCGCTATGGCGGAGAAGAATTTATGGTTATCCTTCCGGAAACAAACGGACTGGAAGCAATAAAAGTTGCTGAATCAATCCGCACCGCCCTGGCTGCTTTTGAATACCGGCCTGCAAATGAAGAGCCCGTATACAAAACCATAAGTATCGGCGTAGCGGAATTTTCCAATGACGAATCCTTGGAAAAAGTAATCAAGCGCGCTGATGACAATATGTACCGCTGCAAAATAAAAGGTAAGAACAGGGTCTATTTTTCCTGTGAATAACCTTTTGCTTTGTCAAAATGGTTTGTATGTACTGTTTCAGCAAGATCCTTTTCCAGCTCAATAAAAATATCACTTAATCCGGAGTTCATGGCCCTTACCAGAGCTGCCGGACCGGTTGATTCTACAACCACTTCCCGGCTGAAATCACGGGAATAAACAATAGGCATATCAGCACTATCGTTATTAAGCAGGATAAACTGCATATTGATGACCGCCTTTGCTTCCGGCCCTGAATAGTCACCATAAATGGAATTGACCACTCCTTCCAAAAGCAATTCTCCGGTGCCCATGCTATCCGGCCCCAGCACATTGGCGAATATCCCGGAATCGCCCATCCAGACCCGCAATTCCTGAGTGATCAATGCCGCAGGCGGAACGAAAAAAGAATTGTAATAATCCGCTTCAAAAGCATTCTCGTCGACCTTGTAAACAAGGTCACGATCCTCGTAGCGAGGGGAAATCTTAACCCGCCTGACAATCAGATTTTTTACTGCGTGAATCTTATTCTTCTGCTTGTCCGCCCGAACCACATCAAGAGTGTAGTACTTACGGTCGAGGCTGGGACGCTCCAGTTTTACACACCCCGCTAATCCGCACGCAAAAATAAAAACAGACAGGATCACAACCTTATATAACTCGGACCTGGAGATATTGGGCATTTTCATTATTTACTCTCCTGCTTAATTGGAGCTTTCTTCGGAGGATCTCCGAAAAGCACACCTGACGGATATTGTCTGGCCTCACTGCTAAGTTCACGCAGATTTTCCATAAGCCTGCGTACATTATCCAGAATGGCTTCAATATTACCCTGCTGCCCGGCCACAGTCATATTCACCCTTGAAAGAGTGGATTCAAACCGCACGGCCGCGCCTTTGATTCTATCAGACGCTTCACTTATATTATTTAATGTAGTTGAAAGATCAGCCAGAGTTTTTGTCCCTTTCGGACCGGCAAGATACTCTTCCATACCACCGGTCACATTTTTCGCACTTTCAGAAGCTTTGCGGATATCTTTCATAGCAGCCACAATATCACCGGAAGAACTTTCCATAACCTTGCGCAAGTTACGGGCCGCAGCAGCCACATCAGGCATGAGGCTGTCCACTTCCGGGTCAGCCAACAACTGATTTATACGGGCGATAAATTTTTCCGCCTCAAACAGGGTCCCGGTCAACCGTTTGCTGATTTCTCCGGTATCGGAATTTTTAAGAAATGTACTCATGCTCTGAGCCACTGAACGCACATCTTCAATTGCTTCAGAAATATTGGCCTTATTGATATCTTCCAATGTATCACTGATGGAGGCCACTGCACTTTCCACCTTGCTCATCATGGATGGAGCGGAAGGTACATAAATATATTTGGGCTTCCAAGTAATCTCAAGCGGAGGATTTTTTTCCGGGTCAACATAATCAATCTCAAGGAAAAGCTGACCGGTAAGTCCCAAGGAAACAGGCCGGGCGCGAAGTCCCCGGTTTACTTCCCTCTTAAGGGCGTGTACAAGCTCCTGCCCTTCTTTTGTCTTAAACATTTTATGATTCAAATCACCAAGAAGATAGACATAGCGCAAAGCACTCTGACTTAAATCCACATAATGGTCGGTAACAAAGCCGATCTGGCTGACCGTGCCGATTTTCACCCCACGGAATTTAATGGGGGACCCGACCTCAAGACCATTCACAGATTCGTTCAGATAGGTTTCCATCTTAACA
It contains:
- a CDS encoding MlaD family protein gives rise to the protein MSRKTNPFRLGLFIIIGVLLFVSVLAILGAGKVFEHSVKMETYLNESVNGLEVGSPIKFRGVKIGTVSQIGFVTDHYVDLSQSALRYVYLLGDLNHKMFKTKEGQELVHALKREVNRGLRARPVSLGLTGQLFLEIDYVDPEKNPPLEITWKPKYIYVPSAPSMMSKVESAVASISDTLEDINKANISEAIEDVRSVAQSMSTFLKNSDTGEISKRLTGTLFEAEKFIARINQLLADPEVDSLMPDVAAAARNLRKVMESSSGDIVAAMKDIRKASESAKNVTGGMEEYLAGPKGTKTLADLSTTLNNISEASDRIKGAAVRFESTLSRVNMTVAGQQGNIEAILDNVRRLMENLRELSSEARQYPSGVLFGDPPKKAPIKQESK
- a CDS encoding DUF445 domain-containing protein translates to MITMKLLLSPVICALIGWFTNFLAVKMLFHPHKPIKVGPFTIQGIFPKRQKELALRLGEMIERELISHTDIKNVIHDPAFIDKHKDVVLEYLDVFFREKLTSLHPMVGMFLNDETMKTVKGMLSQELDSMLPKLIETTSSQLECSLDFKCIVQDKVECFSMEQLESILFSIMKKEFKFIEVIGGILGFIIGLIQVGIFLL
- a CDS encoding tetratricopeptide repeat protein — protein: MKRLLLFFVVFAVFVAAGCAKFSGPYYLKNHKYKEGIKVFSERLQESPDDADYAYYLGRYYMALKKPKEALPYFSKAVSIESDNVDYLFWSGVNYWALKQYSKERAAYRSVLKLDPDHISANLYLAHSYLEEGKLIEALILYDKVIKLDKYNPEALYNRADILGRQGKKDEAVKAWKNFLEYYPDGTLAMSGTEKLNLLGDFSYRNFIFGTRNLTLRSIKYKPGKADSDLESKSSLHVIAAMMEENKNLRFYIVAYVDGDVKLAKDRAKGVRDYILSGHPDFDPARMPLSWFGTAEEVERGGRTFKLDESIQFITVVN
- a CDS encoding sensor domain-containing diguanylate cyclase, with amino-acid sequence MKNLSSSRSIYSELAELRDKNTTLRNSLLSKCPDCGQFRFRDLFSNAASAIVILDKNGKILFANSAFTAIMTFTQEEAIGNSLHELLISEHDTEGREYLHNLFCGPAGKANLSLKITDKNEEPHFIDMSVANIAASCDTPENCICIIQDVTSEKEAEHHREKLIEELMEVKELQEDNAAQLATLLHELDEKNYALEQEITERKKAEQKLKESEERFKNLSITDQLTGLFNRRHMLDVAEKEIFKSRNTGHPLSVMLMDVDDFKMFNDTYGHAAGDDILEAIGLIIRNNIRGRDKAFRYGGEEFMVILPETNGLEAIKVAESIRTALAAFEYRPANEEPVYKTISIGVAEFSNDESLEKVIKRADDNMYRCKIKGKNRVYFSCE
- a CDS encoding ABC-type transport auxiliary lipoprotein family protein; this translates as MKMPNISRSELYKVVILSVFIFACGLAGCVKLERPSLDRKYYTLDVVRADKQKNKIHAVKNLIVRRVKISPRYEDRDLVYKVDENAFEADYYNSFFVPPAALITQELRVWMGDSGIFANVLGPDSMGTGELLLEGVVNSIYGDYSGPEAKAVINMQFILLNNDSADMPIVYSRDFSREVVVESTGPAALVRAMNSGLSDIFIELEKDLAETVHTNHFDKAKGYSQEK